In Mycetocola zhujimingii, one DNA window encodes the following:
- the ligD gene encoding non-homologous end-joining DNA ligase, with product MSAQASQAEVLEIDGREVHVSHPDKMVFPEPGITKLELVKYYLAVADGALRGVAGRPMILKRFVKGIDQEAFFQKRAPEKRPEWIETATLQYASGNSAEEVVVRDAAALAWVVNLGCIDLNPHPVRAEDLDHPDELRVDLDPMPGVDWRQIVDVAMIAREVLSDYGLVGWPKTSGSRGIHIYARIEPRWDYRQVRLAAETLAREVERRAPGLATAKWWKEERGESVFVDFNQNAKDRTVASAYSVRALPDARVSTPLDWDEVPGCRPEDFTVRSVLERFADRGDAASGIDDAAGSLDGLLALAKELGPAEKPPKASDGSGRRTSTMPLVEVARAKTKPEALEGLERWKSKHPEVVKLLEPADVLVDGMRGSSSLWYRIRVNLQHVPESARPEQAELEVDYDPWSGKRPE from the coding sequence ATGAGCGCACAGGCGAGCCAGGCAGAGGTGCTGGAGATCGACGGACGCGAGGTGCATGTTTCGCACCCCGACAAGATGGTTTTTCCCGAGCCGGGCATCACCAAACTCGAGCTGGTGAAGTACTACCTCGCGGTCGCCGACGGGGCGCTTCGCGGTGTCGCCGGGCGGCCCATGATTCTCAAACGCTTCGTGAAGGGCATCGACCAGGAGGCGTTCTTCCAGAAGCGCGCTCCGGAGAAACGCCCCGAGTGGATCGAAACCGCCACCCTGCAGTACGCATCGGGCAACTCGGCCGAAGAAGTTGTCGTTCGGGATGCCGCTGCACTCGCCTGGGTGGTGAACCTCGGCTGCATCGACCTCAATCCGCACCCGGTTCGTGCCGAGGATCTGGATCATCCCGACGAACTGCGGGTCGACCTTGACCCCATGCCCGGGGTGGACTGGCGACAGATCGTCGACGTGGCGATGATCGCGAGGGAGGTGCTGAGCGACTACGGCCTTGTTGGGTGGCCGAAGACATCCGGTTCCCGGGGCATCCATATCTACGCCCGAATCGAACCGCGGTGGGACTACCGCCAGGTACGGCTCGCCGCTGAAACCCTGGCGCGCGAGGTGGAGCGACGCGCGCCGGGACTCGCAACAGCGAAGTGGTGGAAGGAAGAGCGCGGCGAGAGCGTGTTCGTCGACTTCAACCAGAACGCGAAGGACCGTACGGTCGCGTCGGCGTACTCGGTCCGGGCTCTGCCGGATGCCCGCGTGTCAACACCACTGGACTGGGACGAAGTGCCCGGATGTCGGCCGGAGGACTTCACGGTGCGCTCGGTGCTGGAGCGGTTCGCGGACCGTGGCGATGCGGCATCCGGAATCGATGACGCCGCCGGCAGTCTCGACGGCCTGCTCGCCCTGGCCAAAGAACTGGGCCCGGCCGAGAAGCCACCGAAAGCGTCGGACGGATCGGGCCGGCGCACCTCAACGATGCCCCTCGTGGAGGTCGCCCGTGCCAAGACGAAGCCGGAGGCTCTGGAGGGACTCGAGCGATGGAAGTCGAAGCATCCTGAGGTCGTGAAGCTCCTCGAACCGGCCGATGTGCTCGTCGACGGGATGCGCGGTTCGAGCTCGCTCTGGTATCGGATTCGGGTGAACCTGCAGCACGTGCCTGAGAGTGCACGCCCCGAACAGGCCGAGCTCGAAGTCGATTACGACCCGTGGTCGGGAAAGCGCCCTGAGTAG
- a CDS encoding DUF664 domain-containing protein — MSDAQLIAQLEGERDHVLRAVSGLTEDEMHRSVVPSGWTITRLLNHLTFDDEMFWISAVLGGNRRAIEDLHDGWASDPMTGAEAIDIYKRQIARSDEVLARIDLDAPPAWTPPTSVFDAPGMPDGRAVVFRVLNETSVHAGHLDIVRELIDGHQNLVFP; from the coding sequence GTGAGCGACGCACAGCTGATCGCTCAGCTCGAGGGTGAACGGGACCACGTTCTCCGGGCCGTCAGCGGCCTGACCGAGGACGAGATGCATCGCTCGGTTGTTCCCTCAGGCTGGACGATCACCCGACTTCTCAATCACCTCACTTTCGACGATGAGATGTTCTGGATATCGGCGGTACTGGGTGGCAACCGGCGAGCCATTGAGGATTTGCACGACGGCTGGGCGTCCGACCCGATGACCGGCGCAGAGGCGATCGACATCTATAAACGGCAGATCGCTCGAAGCGACGAGGTCCTCGCACGCATCGACCTCGATGCCCCTCCGGCGTGGACGCCGCCGACCAGCGTCTTCGATGCTCCGGGGATGCCGGATGGTCGCGCGGTGGTATTCCGCGTGCTCAACGAGACGTCAGTGCACGCCGGTCACCTCGACATCGTGCGCGAACTCATCGACGGGCACCAGAACCTCGTATTTCCGTAG
- a CDS encoding insulinase family protein, translated as MPRATTTFHNGIRTYTLERPGTETGTLTFGVGMRDEPPTMAGVTHLVEHVILRLTHPVPDVHGGTVKEDSVEFFATGTADAVAYFLTTVASVISNLQRVTAEDLQLEKDIIEAEWSNAFRFISPGLLANRFGARGLGAAALGAPTTEALSRTEVIAWAQHWLTVENAALSFTGEVPAALDVRLPSGPAVVHAPVPSARETPRLVTSGKAGVAFSLIVPIELQAFVGAALNDELLTRLRHAEGLIYSVNHFTTRIDDESSQLDLVLDPLDRNLVAALRAGVRAIKDVAESGFSAEATNSARSIVASSVGADPAGGSLYLDDLAIDGLLLRRTVTPAETLTIGETLTAGMLTQALQKSIPTLLVAVHEDAHLPAKLRRELNLPVDRQRIWTRHKDRESVQRHRALRAGHEPWRAKASKDRLWVTDTHVLRREGNRLASIEHADIVLVGHRECGCVVLLDRWGRSTEYDPTEWKRGKKLSRQLVAAFSPEIVRGFPPHE; from the coding sequence ATGCCACGCGCGACCACGACGTTCCACAACGGAATACGCACCTACACGCTCGAACGTCCGGGTACCGAGACAGGAACGCTGACCTTCGGAGTCGGAATGAGAGATGAACCTCCGACGATGGCCGGGGTCACCCATCTCGTGGAACACGTCATTCTTCGGCTGACCCACCCGGTGCCCGATGTCCACGGAGGCACCGTGAAAGAGGACTCGGTCGAGTTCTTCGCGACAGGCACAGCGGATGCCGTCGCGTACTTCCTCACTACAGTGGCATCGGTGATCTCGAACCTCCAGCGTGTCACAGCCGAGGATCTCCAGCTCGAGAAGGACATCATTGAGGCGGAGTGGTCGAACGCATTTCGTTTCATCTCGCCGGGCTTGCTGGCGAACCGGTTCGGAGCGCGGGGCCTCGGGGCCGCCGCTCTGGGGGCACCAACAACCGAGGCGCTGTCGAGAACCGAGGTGATCGCGTGGGCGCAACACTGGCTCACCGTGGAAAACGCTGCCCTGTCGTTCACCGGCGAAGTGCCTGCCGCCCTTGACGTCCGACTTCCGTCGGGGCCAGCGGTAGTCCACGCACCGGTGCCGTCGGCACGTGAGACACCACGACTGGTGACCTCGGGCAAAGCGGGTGTGGCGTTCTCGCTCATCGTGCCGATCGAGCTGCAAGCGTTTGTCGGTGCGGCATTGAACGATGAATTGCTGACCCGGCTCCGTCATGCCGAGGGCCTGATTTACTCCGTGAACCATTTCACAACCCGAATCGACGACGAATCCTCGCAGTTGGACCTCGTTCTGGACCCTCTCGACCGGAACCTCGTTGCCGCGCTTCGTGCGGGCGTGCGCGCAATAAAGGACGTGGCCGAGAGCGGCTTCAGTGCGGAGGCAACGAACTCAGCCCGCTCGATCGTTGCCTCCAGCGTCGGCGCTGACCCAGCGGGTGGGAGCCTGTATTTGGACGATCTGGCGATCGACGGTCTCTTGCTCCGCCGCACTGTCACGCCCGCGGAGACGCTCACCATCGGCGAAACGCTGACCGCCGGAATGTTGACCCAGGCACTGCAAAAGAGCATCCCGACCCTTCTTGTTGCAGTCCATGAAGACGCGCACCTTCCCGCGAAGCTGCGCAGAGAGCTGAACCTGCCGGTTGACCGCCAGAGGATCTGGACCAGGCACAAGGACCGCGAGAGCGTGCAGCGCCACCGGGCGTTGCGGGCGGGGCATGAGCCCTGGCGTGCGAAGGCGTCGAAGGACAGACTGTGGGTCACCGACACGCATGTCCTCCGGCGTGAAGGAAACCGACTGGCATCGATCGAACACGCCGACATCGTTCTGGTCGGGCATCGAGAGTGTGGCTGTGTGGTGCTCCTTGACCGTTGGGGACGAAGTACCGAGTATGACCCAACCGAGTGGAAGAGGGGCAAGAAGCTGAGCAGGCAGCTCGTCGCGGCATTCTCGCCGGAGATTGTGCGCGGGTTTCCGCCCCATGAGTGA
- a CDS encoding DMT family transporter has translation MASWRVYLFLVLANLFWSGNYVVGHLLADGISPLQLTAIRWAIAAPLLVVFAILIEKPNWRAALREWPMHLLQAALGLVAFCLFSYEALAHTTALNAALVGATNPVLIAVVAALLVRERMRGASILGLVTSLLGVLLILTHGNLFEVFTTEYNVGGLYMLGAVAVWTAYTIIGRTLTTAPVTSAALQSVIAAIALAPIALSVGGPIALDSAGWWGVLYIGVFPSVLSLMLWNISVKKIGAGRAGIYLNLMPVFTALMALAMGTPITLVQVLGGALVIGGVWLTSRPARSIRRSQEPAADADAGASEAGPVR, from the coding sequence ATGGCTTCGTGGCGCGTGTATCTGTTCCTCGTGCTCGCGAACCTGTTCTGGTCGGGCAACTACGTTGTCGGTCATCTGCTCGCCGACGGCATCAGCCCGCTGCAGCTCACCGCGATCCGCTGGGCGATCGCCGCACCGCTCCTGGTCGTGTTCGCCATCCTGATCGAGAAACCGAACTGGCGTGCCGCACTTCGTGAATGGCCGATGCACCTGCTGCAGGCCGCCCTCGGCCTCGTCGCCTTCTGCCTGTTCAGCTACGAAGCGCTCGCACACACCACAGCTCTCAACGCCGCCCTCGTCGGTGCAACCAATCCCGTGCTGATCGCGGTCGTCGCCGCGCTGCTTGTTCGCGAACGGATGCGCGGCGCAAGCATCCTCGGACTGGTCACCTCCCTGCTCGGTGTTCTGTTGATTCTCACCCACGGCAACCTGTTCGAGGTCTTCACGACCGAGTACAACGTCGGCGGACTGTACATGCTCGGCGCTGTGGCTGTGTGGACCGCGTACACGATTATCGGGCGGACGCTGACAACCGCGCCAGTGACATCCGCAGCCCTTCAATCGGTCATCGCCGCAATCGCGCTCGCTCCGATCGCGCTCAGCGTGGGCGGGCCGATCGCGCTCGACAGTGCCGGATGGTGGGGTGTGCTGTATATCGGCGTGTTCCCGTCGGTGCTGAGCCTCATGTTGTGGAACATCTCGGTCAAGAAGATCGGAGCGGGCCGGGCAGGGATCTACCTCAACCTGATGCCGGTGTTCACCGCGCTGATGGCGCTCGCGATGGGCACGCCGATCACGCTCGTTCAGGTGCTCGGCGGCGCCCTCGTCATCGGCGGTGTGTGGCTGACCAGCCGCCCAGCGCGCTCGATTCGTCGCAGCCAGGAACCGGCAGCAGATGCCGACGCAGGTGCCTCGGAGGCTGGCCCGGTACGATAG
- the ychF gene encoding redox-regulated ATPase YchF encodes MALTIGIVGLPNVGKSTLFNALTKNAVLAANYPFATIEPNVGVVNLPDSRLDVLAEIFGSERILPAAVSFVDIAGIVRGASEGEGLGNKFLANIREADAIAQVIRAFSDEDVVHVDGAVNPAGDMETINTELILADLETLEKAQSRFEKEVKGKKLDPIVLTTAKAAREYLDTGKPLSSSGLDLEPIKDLGLLTSKPFIYVFNVDEAVLQDQAKLDELAALVAPAKAIFLDAKLESELIDLDPEDAAELLASTGQTESGLNQLARIGFDTLGLQTYLTAGPKESRAWTIPKGAKAPQAAGVIHTDFERGFIKAEVISFDDLVAAGSVAEARAKGKARMEGKDYVMADGDVVEFRFNV; translated from the coding sequence GTGGCTCTAACTATCGGTATCGTCGGTCTCCCTAACGTCGGCAAGTCAACCCTTTTCAACGCTCTCACCAAGAACGCGGTTCTCGCGGCAAACTACCCGTTTGCCACGATCGAGCCGAACGTCGGAGTGGTGAACCTGCCCGACTCGCGTCTCGACGTGCTCGCCGAGATCTTCGGCAGCGAGCGCATCCTGCCCGCAGCCGTGTCGTTCGTCGACATCGCCGGCATCGTTCGCGGCGCAAGTGAGGGGGAGGGGCTCGGCAACAAGTTCCTCGCCAACATCCGAGAAGCGGATGCCATCGCGCAGGTCATTCGCGCATTCTCCGATGAAGATGTGGTGCACGTCGACGGCGCGGTGAACCCCGCCGGTGACATGGAGACCATCAACACCGAACTCATCCTCGCCGACCTCGAGACGCTCGAAAAGGCGCAGTCGCGGTTCGAGAAAGAGGTCAAGGGCAAGAAGCTCGACCCGATCGTGCTGACCACGGCGAAGGCCGCCAGGGAGTACCTCGACACCGGCAAGCCGCTGTCGAGCTCAGGCCTCGACCTGGAGCCGATCAAGGACCTCGGCCTGCTCACCTCGAAGCCGTTCATCTACGTCTTCAACGTCGACGAAGCTGTGCTGCAGGACCAGGCGAAGCTCGACGAGCTCGCCGCACTGGTGGCTCCCGCCAAGGCAATCTTCCTCGACGCCAAGCTTGAGTCTGAGCTCATCGACCTCGATCCTGAAGACGCTGCAGAGTTGCTTGCGTCGACCGGACAGACCGAGTCGGGCCTCAACCAGCTCGCGCGCATCGGCTTCGACACCCTCGGACTGCAGACCTACCTCACGGCTGGTCCGAAAGAGTCCCGTGCGTGGACCATCCCCAAGGGTGCGAAGGCACCCCAGGCGGCGGGCGTTATTCACACGGACTTCGAGCGTGGCTTCATCAAGGCTGAGGTCATTTCGTTCGATGATCTCGTTGCCGCTGGTTCTGTTGCGGAGGCTCGCGCCAAGGGCAAGGCCCGCATGGAAGGCAAGGACTACGTCATGGCCGATGGCGACGTGGTGGAGTTCCGCTTCAACGTCTAG
- the glpX gene encoding class II fructose-bisphosphatase gives MTESDTAPLFHHPDRNLALELVRATEAAAIRAVPFIGRGDKLAADGAAVDAMRAFLGTVNFDGVVVIGEGEKDEAPMLFNGEHVGNGQGPACDIAVDPIDGTSLTAAGRQNALSVIAVSDRGTMLDASSVFYMDKIVTGPEGIGVVDIRKPIGENLRALAKAKGKDVGDMTVAVLDRPRHAQLIDEIRAAGAGTRLMLDGDVAGGINAARYETRIDMCVGIGGSPEGIVTACAVRALGGLIQGIMAPKDDVERQKGIDAGLKMDYVYEAHELVNSDNTFFVATGVTDGGLVEGVRRMGPIIRTHSVVLRSKSGTIRRITADHLAAKWLEE, from the coding sequence GTGACCGAGTCAGACACCGCCCCTCTCTTCCACCACCCCGACCGGAACCTCGCCCTCGAGCTGGTTCGCGCGACCGAGGCAGCGGCCATCCGTGCTGTGCCTTTCATCGGCCGTGGCGACAAGCTTGCCGCTGATGGAGCCGCCGTTGACGCCATGCGCGCGTTCCTCGGAACCGTGAACTTCGACGGTGTCGTCGTCATCGGAGAGGGCGAGAAGGATGAAGCGCCGATGCTCTTCAACGGAGAGCACGTCGGCAACGGCCAGGGACCCGCCTGCGACATCGCCGTTGATCCCATCGACGGCACGAGCCTGACCGCCGCCGGTCGACAGAACGCGCTGTCGGTCATCGCGGTTTCCGACCGAGGCACCATGCTCGACGCGTCGAGCGTGTTCTACATGGACAAGATCGTGACAGGGCCCGAGGGCATCGGTGTCGTCGACATTCGCAAGCCCATCGGCGAGAACCTGCGCGCCCTCGCGAAGGCAAAGGGCAAGGACGTCGGCGACATGACCGTCGCCGTGCTTGACCGGCCGCGCCACGCACAGCTCATCGACGAGATCCGCGCGGCGGGAGCCGGAACCCGGCTCATGCTCGACGGCGATGTCGCCGGCGGAATCAACGCTGCACGGTACGAGACCCGCATCGACATGTGTGTCGGGATCGGCGGGAGCCCTGAAGGCATCGTCACGGCGTGTGCGGTGCGTGCGCTCGGTGGACTGATCCAGGGGATCATGGCGCCGAAGGACGACGTCGAGCGTCAGAAGGGCATCGACGCCGGCCTCAAGATGGATTACGTGTACGAAGCGCACGAACTCGTGAACAGCGACAACACGTTCTTCGTGGCCACGGGAGTCACCGACGGTGGACTGGTCGAGGGCGTGCGGCGGATGGGACCGATCATCCGGACCCACAGCGTGGTGCTGCGGTCGAAGTCAGGCACGATCCGGCGGATCACCGCAGACCACCTCGCGGCGAAGTGGCTCGAGGAGTAG
- a CDS encoding VOC family protein, protein MPIFDHLGVTVSDVPRAVAQFDPILSALGFARTDADESVSWYADGETEFIVMPARDPGTGPHRHGRVGWQHLAFAVGSRGDVDRMHRIATDAGWTVVREPKEYPRFTDRYYASFLEDDNGIRIEFMHNPPRESD, encoded by the coding sequence ATGCCCATTTTCGATCATCTAGGCGTCACGGTTAGCGACGTGCCTCGTGCGGTGGCGCAGTTCGATCCCATCCTGTCGGCGCTCGGTTTCGCCCGGACCGACGCTGACGAATCTGTGTCCTGGTACGCCGACGGCGAGACGGAGTTCATTGTGATGCCGGCTCGGGATCCCGGCACGGGGCCGCATCGCCACGGGCGGGTCGGCTGGCAGCACCTGGCATTCGCGGTCGGCTCACGCGGGGACGTTGACCGCATGCATCGGATCGCCACGGATGCCGGATGGACGGTCGTGCGGGAGCCGAAGGAATACCCTCGCTTCACCGACCGCTACTACGCCTCTTTTCTCGAGGACGACAACGGCATCCGGATCGAGTTCATGCACAACCCGCCGCGCGAGAGCGACTGA
- a CDS encoding alpha/beta fold hydrolase, whose product MSESITARLEHGPRRGETIIMLHGNNAGSWMWEPQTERFQDRHILTPDLPALGERYREPWPGMGGAADDIAGIIRAHALGGTAHVVGLSLGGVVAIHLAQRHPELVRSCMVTGAPIAGLTRLERLLIPPQLPLWRQRWYWQAQAMTFGIPADARDIFVDSAVRVAPETNRETYREVAAGIPEEPIAYAGPLLAIAGEKEQHSVKDAFPTLRRRAPQLQSWIAPGMHHPWNVEDPDLFTNVIREFVDTGVWSLADRGPEVTGTSRTHS is encoded by the coding sequence ATGAGTGAATCAATCACCGCGCGGCTGGAACACGGCCCCAGGCGCGGCGAGACCATCATCATGCTGCATGGCAACAACGCTGGGTCGTGGATGTGGGAACCACAGACGGAACGATTCCAGGACCGTCACATCCTCACTCCTGACCTGCCTGCTCTCGGCGAGCGCTACCGCGAACCGTGGCCAGGTATGGGCGGAGCGGCCGACGATATCGCGGGAATCATCCGCGCGCACGCACTGGGCGGCACCGCACACGTTGTCGGGCTGTCGCTCGGCGGTGTTGTGGCGATTCACCTGGCGCAACGGCATCCGGAACTCGTCCGCAGCTGCATGGTCACCGGTGCCCCGATCGCCGGGCTGACGCGTCTCGAACGCCTCCTCATCCCCCCGCAGCTGCCCCTGTGGCGGCAGCGCTGGTACTGGCAAGCGCAGGCCATGACCTTCGGCATCCCCGCTGACGCGCGAGACATCTTCGTCGACTCCGCTGTGCGCGTCGCTCCGGAGACGAACCGTGAGACCTACCGCGAGGTGGCCGCCGGCATCCCGGAGGAGCCGATCGCGTATGCCGGTCCGCTCCTCGCGATCGCGGGCGAGAAGGAACAGCATTCCGTGAAGGATGCCTTCCCCACGTTGCGACGGCGAGCACCCCAGTTACAATCGTGGATCGCACCGGGAATGCACCATCCCTGGAACGTTGAGGATCCTGATTTGTTCACCAACGTCATCCGTGAATTTGTGGATACCGGCGTGTGGTCGCTGGCAGATCGGGGCCCCGAAGTGACAGGGACTTCGCGCACGCATAGTTGA
- the rmuC gene encoding DNA recombination protein RmuC, translating into MDPIATLLLGLLLGAVLGALATLVVVRRRKPGATIDPVTQARHESELARVHASEAERHAQLAELLARAETRATALQERIDAQREQYQDLVERHRREREEDAERARTESRVLQALAPVRESLQEMQHKVTELEAQRSRQHGELAQQLRSATESEERLRSTAESLASALNNNSTRGVWGETQLRSVVEAAGLLERVDFDVQSSITSDSGAGRPDMVVYLPGGKSIAVDAKVPFSSYIEASAIPLTASEPELARRASLMRAHVKAVRDHIVTLGSKTYWNGLDASPEMVIAFIPSESLVSSALEADPTIMEFAFSKRVALSSPVTLWSVLKTVAFSWQQDVVSQEAKTLFDLSRELYGRLATMAGHIDKLGRSVKATVNDYNRFVGSLERQVLPSARKLNVLDESKTIPPLAEVEDAARDLSAFELIGELEQGRITQDIRDRAADAPLTEAPDRP; encoded by the coding sequence ATGGACCCCATCGCGACCCTTCTGCTCGGACTTTTACTGGGCGCGGTGCTCGGCGCGCTTGCCACGCTCGTTGTCGTCCGCCGCCGCAAGCCAGGGGCGACGATCGACCCGGTGACCCAGGCGCGGCACGAGTCAGAACTGGCCCGTGTCCACGCGTCAGAGGCTGAGCGTCACGCCCAGCTTGCCGAGTTGCTTGCCCGTGCTGAGACACGCGCGACCGCCCTGCAGGAGCGGATCGATGCCCAGCGCGAGCAGTACCAGGATCTCGTGGAGCGCCACCGTCGCGAGCGTGAAGAGGATGCCGAGCGGGCACGGACCGAAAGCCGGGTGCTGCAGGCACTTGCGCCGGTTCGTGAGAGCCTCCAGGAGATGCAGCACAAGGTCACCGAACTCGAGGCGCAGCGCAGCAGGCAGCACGGCGAGCTGGCGCAACAGTTGCGGAGCGCCACCGAGTCCGAGGAGCGGCTCCGTTCGACCGCCGAGTCGCTGGCATCGGCGCTCAACAACAATTCGACCCGCGGAGTTTGGGGCGAAACCCAGCTGCGCAGTGTGGTTGAGGCGGCGGGTTTGCTTGAGCGCGTCGACTTCGATGTGCAGTCGAGCATCACGTCCGACAGCGGTGCCGGCCGGCCCGACATGGTTGTCTACCTCCCCGGCGGCAAGAGCATCGCCGTGGATGCGAAGGTTCCGTTCAGCTCATATATCGAAGCGAGCGCTATTCCGCTGACGGCATCCGAACCGGAACTCGCGCGTCGCGCCTCACTGATGCGGGCGCACGTGAAGGCGGTGCGCGACCACATCGTCACGCTCGGCAGCAAGACCTACTGGAACGGACTCGACGCGAGCCCCGAGATGGTCATCGCGTTTATCCCGAGTGAATCGCTCGTGTCGAGTGCGCTCGAGGCCGACCCCACGATCATGGAGTTCGCGTTCAGCAAGCGGGTGGCGCTCTCCTCCCCCGTCACGCTCTGGTCGGTGCTCAAGACGGTGGCCTTCAGCTGGCAGCAGGATGTCGTCTCGCAGGAGGCGAAGACGCTCTTCGATCTCAGCCGCGAGCTGTATGGCCGACTCGCGACGATGGCCGGTCACATCGACAAGCTCGGCCGGTCGGTGAAGGCGACGGTGAACGACTACAACCGGTTCGTCGGCTCGCTTGAGCGCCAGGTGCTGCCGTCGGCGCGCAAGCTCAACGTGCTCGATGAGTCGAAGACCATCCCGCCACTCGCCGAGGTGGAAGACGCCGCGCGCGACCTCAGTGCATTCGAGCTGATCGGCGAGCTTGAGCAGGGCCGGATCACGCAGGACATTCGCGACCGGGCTGCCGACGCACCGCTCACCGAGGCGCCCGACCGCCCGTAG
- a CDS encoding leucine-rich repeat domain-containing protein, with protein sequence MPQPLLDSLAGQPQLEALDVKWGSYSDLNAVTSLPNLRVLTLGGARSVTDLRPLASLSKLRTLVVDGAFLVTDLTPLSSLGTLRELVYGNCSLGSDKTVEVRDFVWIRPMADLRTLQMPGSRLSGTDLSDLLTLPNLSQLNLPLRRAYKKQVFEFASRSKAFAGLARAYDEYDEMRTG encoded by the coding sequence GTGCCGCAGCCCCTTTTGGACTCTCTGGCCGGCCAGCCACAACTGGAAGCGCTGGACGTCAAGTGGGGCAGCTACTCGGACCTCAACGCAGTGACGAGCCTGCCAAATTTGAGGGTTTTGACGCTCGGGGGCGCGCGATCGGTCACCGACCTGAGGCCGCTCGCATCGCTTTCGAAACTCCGGACGCTCGTGGTGGACGGTGCCTTCCTCGTCACGGACCTGACCCCACTGAGTTCGCTCGGAACCCTCCGGGAACTGGTCTACGGGAACTGCTCTCTCGGTTCCGATAAGACCGTGGAGGTACGGGACTTTGTCTGGATTCGGCCCATGGCAGATCTGCGAACGCTGCAGATGCCGGGATCGAGGCTCTCCGGGACGGACCTGTCGGACCTGTTGACACTGCCCAACCTGTCACAACTCAACCTTCCACTGAGGCGGGCCTACAAGAAGCAGGTCTTCGAGTTCGCCTCCCGCAGCAAGGCCTTTGCGGGGCTCGCGCGCGCTTACGACGAATATGACGAGATGCGAACTGGCTAA
- a CDS encoding PadR family transcriptional regulator, with the protein MDDYIIAVKLRYAVLGLLSLEPQSGYDLGRAFAGSVAHFWYADQSQIYRLLDDLDAEGAITTEVIRQKGRPDRRVHSLTDTGRKELDAWQRSPLDPQRPKNSFLARLFFAGALGPEHVRRLLDEAEKLVTESHERLLAIEHSASTLDEVVQNATLRSGISHAESTIAWIAETREAVAAFERGTPDE; encoded by the coding sequence TTGGATGATTACATTATTGCCGTGAAACTGAGATACGCGGTGCTCGGGCTCCTGTCACTCGAGCCGCAGAGCGGCTACGACCTGGGACGGGCATTTGCGGGATCGGTCGCCCATTTCTGGTACGCCGACCAGTCACAGATCTATCGCCTGCTCGACGATCTGGACGCCGAGGGCGCGATCACTACCGAGGTCATCCGACAGAAAGGTCGCCCCGACCGCCGCGTTCACTCCCTGACGGATACCGGCAGGAAGGAACTCGACGCCTGGCAACGCTCTCCGCTTGACCCCCAGCGCCCCAAGAACTCGTTTCTCGCACGCCTGTTCTTCGCCGGGGCTCTCGGTCCCGAGCACGTTCGACGACTCCTCGACGAAGCCGAGAAGCTCGTGACCGAGTCACACGAACGGCTGCTCGCGATCGAGCATTCTGCCTCCACCCTCGACGAGGTCGTTCAGAACGCGACTCTGCGGTCAGGCATTAGCCATGCCGAGTCGACCATCGCGTGGATTGCGGAAACCCGGGAAGCGGTGGCGGCATTCGAGAGAGGAACACCCGATGAGTGA